In the genome of Bacteroidales bacterium, the window ATCCACAACAGCATAAGCACAACCTGCATGTAAAGCCGTTGCAGCAAAATCATTTCCATCAAATTGCTCCCCTTTTAATGCAAAAAAAATACTTCCCGTTTCTGCCTTTCGGGTATCAGTAACTACCTTAGGATAACGAGTAAATAATGTATATAAATCATCTATCTGCATCTGTTATTTGGCCTATAAAACAAAAAAGGGGCGCTGCCCCTTTCTGTTATTCTTTATCTGGTTGGTATCATGTGTCGTGAACTTTGTGCACCGACTCTTGTCATGGCACAGCGGAATCCGATATCATCCCTTGACTGATCTTCGGCCAGGAACCTTCTTGTCCCCGGGCTCAACCAATACGGACGATCCCTCCATGACCCCCCTTTATATACACGTACATTGTCATTGATCAATGTCTGGGTAGGATCATACATCCGGTCTGATCCGGCATCTTTAAGACTTTCATCAGTATAATCCATGGTAGAACCATGATCTCCGTCTTCGTAGTTACGATAATCGGACTTTGTAAACTGACGGCGCTGACTCATGGCATCTTCTTCCTTGATCGGCACATATTTCAGGCGACCCAAACTATCTTTCTGTACAGGAGCTCCGGATTCATCAACGTCCAATACTTTAAATACATTTCCACGGAACGGGTTAAAGTCTTCTACATCTTCATGCGACATCGGACGATATACATCCAATACCCATTCATTGACATTCCCTGCCATACAATACAGTCCATAATCGTTAGGCCAGAAAGAAATAACAGGCAATGTCGTACTTCCTGCATCATTCAATGCTCCAGCCACACCCATCATATCACCACGGCCACGTTTAAAATTGGCTAACATTACACCTCTGTATTTTTTCTTGTGGTTACGAAGAACATCACCATTCCATGGATAAATCCTTCTTTCATAAATCCTTTCATCATAAGAATTCCCAACTAATCCCAATGCGGCATATTCCCATTCAGCTTCTGTAGGTAAACGGTATTTCGGCAATAAAATACCATCTTCCAACATAACGCGTCGTTCTTCTTTATTGGGGTCCATACTTTTCAGGTTCTGCCTTACTACTCCTTCATACTGTCCGACTAAATAGGCATCCGTATTAAAATTTTCAGCATCTTTCTGATTAGGGTCATTATCCAGAATACCTTCCCGGACCAGAATCCTTTCATTGACACGGTCAGTTCTCCAGATACAGTAATCATTGGCCTGCAACCAACTTACTCCCACTACAGGATATTGATTATAAGAAGGATGACGTAGATACATTTCCACTAATGGTTCATTATATGCCAATTTGCTTCTCCAAACCAGGGTATCAGGCAGCGCCTTACGATATACCTCTGGATAAGAAACAAATACACGGCGGATCCAGTGGAGGTATTCTTTATAATCCACATTGGCTATCTCCGTCTGGTCAATATAGAATGATTCAAC includes:
- the gldJ gene encoding gliding motility lipoprotein GldJ, which codes for MTYRFSIIVLSLLSVLFISSCGLFKGGKGKSPTTGWNYNDPNQGGYEVKDVPEQETGPGLVFVEGGNFTMGRVGQDVMYDWNNTPRSVTVESFYIDQTEIANVDYKEYLHWIRRVFVSYPEVYRKALPDTLVWRSKLAYNEPLVEMYLRHPSYNQYPVVGVSWLQANDYCIWRTDRVNERILVREGILDNDPNQKDAENFNTDAYLVGQYEGVVRQNLKSMDPNKEERRVMLEDGILLPKYRLPTEAEWEYAALGLVGNSYDERIYERRIYPWNGDVLRNHKKKYRGVMLANFKRGRGDMMGVAGALNDAGSTTLPVISFWPNDYGLYCMAGNVNEWVLDVYRPMSHEDVEDFNPFRGNVFKVLDVDESGAPVQKDSLGRLKYVPIKEEDAMSQRRQFTKSDYRNYEDGDHGSTMDYTDESLKDAGSDRMYDPTQTLINDNVRVYKGGSWRDRPYWLSPGTRRFLAEDQSRDDIGFRCAMTRVGAQSSRHMIPTR